Proteins encoded together in one Vibrio lentus window:
- a CDS encoding DMT family transporter: MSWFFLMMGVMAEALSHVALKATDGFSLSKPIPALLVISGHLAAFLFLSQAMKGMPVGVVHSLWAGLAIVTVSLISTFVYRQHLDTMVWVGMLFVAAGVVMINLSQGHSH, from the coding sequence ATGAGCTGGTTTTTCTTAATGATGGGCGTGATGGCGGAAGCACTTTCTCACGTAGCACTTAAAGCAACCGACGGTTTCAGTTTGTCTAAACCCATCCCTGCTCTATTGGTGATTTCAGGACACTTAGCTGCATTTCTATTTTTGAGCCAAGCGATGAAAGGGATGCCAGTTGGTGTAGTGCACTCTTTATGGGCGGGCTTGGCTATCGTCACCGTGAGCTTGATTTCTACGTTTGTTTACCGCCAACACCTCGATACTATGGTGTGGGTTGGTATGTTATTTGTGGCGGCAGGTGTTGTGATGATCAACCTATCTCAAGGTCACTCGCACTAG